The following DNA comes from Mya arenaria isolate MELC-2E11 chromosome 11, ASM2691426v1.
GTCAATATTACGTTTTTGGAACAGACTATTACTAATGGACAATGAAAGGCTAACAAAGAAAGTGTTTATGTACGATTATAATAGATGTAATAATAACTGGTCTAGTGATATTAAATCTACATCTTgagcaacatttttatgtaagttCTTGTGTTGAGCTCTCAAATGTAAATGATCTTATTAGAGACTTATACAGTAAACAGTGGACAAATGACGTGCAGAATGAGAGAAAACTACGCACTTACATACAGTTTAAATCCACGTTTAAAAAGGAAGACTATTTATTACtgaatgtacaaaaaatatgaaCGCTCTCTGTTGTGCCAATTCCGTTTCGGAATTTTACCAATACGAATCGAAACTTGACGCTTTGTTGGTGAACCCCTCGAAAATAGAATATGTAGACTTTGCAACAGTAACCAAGttgaaagtgaaattcatttcctTTTACAATGtgatacatatacaaacattagAAATCGTTTACTTAGTACCACTGATGATTTAAACGATGTTAGCCTACCATTATCTGATAAATTATGTTCACTTATGCATTCACATCCCAGAAAGATTGCCAAATTTGTAAATAAGGCGTATTTATCAAGAAGAAGTTTGTTGTATTCTTAAAAccaacatattttcatatttcttgcTAACAACATATATtaccatgtttatttaatttgttgtattatctgccattattgttttgtaatattgtatattaattGACCTTGCTATAGTTATTACCATTTATGTTGTAAGGTGACTATAGGCCCACTGGGCCgggtgtaaaatattttgtctatattgcATGATATTATGTACATTGTCCATtacacatgtcactataataaaacattttcttttcttcttatCTTATACACTTTCACAGACATATATTAATGGGGTCCGTTATGGAAACGGTTGAGAGAAAAAAAGGTATAAATGGGAGCTTTAAGAACATTTCCTTAActagttttaaacatatttcctaGTATTGTATGACTACGTTGAAAGCAATAATCAGTATTTATTGCAACAAGCAATAATGCaaacataatttgtatataatgtataaaggGTCGAGAAAACTTTGGAAAGGCGACCGAATATCACAACCTAACATTATAATTGAAGCGTTTTGCATTCTGCTGATTTTTATGCACATCAGATCAAGCCTAGAAAAATAATCGGGCGTACGTACATACCCATCACTGTGTCAACActgatacataaaataaaagctTCCCATCACAGGGGTCAGAAAACCTTCCCTTTAACCAAGAGATTCGAGGATAATTTCCTGAGATTTTTTTgtagatattatttaaaaatgtgtctATACTGATGAATTGGACAGTCACTCAGGTTTGATGAACtatagagttttgtgctgttcttccatgtgatttttttgtttttgtgttctatgtctttggcgtttacccagggCCATGAAGCcgggtttttgtttaaaccgtttgatactgagcttgtttctgtagtttttcacataagtattgtagTCTCAATAAGTATAATTAGACCCTGGATGGGCTTGTGTAGAACCCTTTCTGTCATATCAAGAAGGCTAATTGTAATGCTGCCTTGGTGCCTAATTGTAACTACAGTGAAGTTTActgttaattgttttaaaatgtaataccaaacttggtatataggaagagtttatgaagacctttcatgggattgcctTTGGGGCCCAtaaggatcaaggtcactgttactaaaaaatacaaaaatgcttggtacttaatattttacgttagggttgacatattgtgattgcaatttgtatttaagAAGACTTTATTAGTcctaaaatgaaattgaatttgGGGCCCCTATgatcaaagtcaaggtcactgttactaaaaccagaaaaaacatttgataCTGAATAACCTTAGTTAGAgttgacatattgcgaccaaactaAGCTCATAGGAAAAGTTTATGGAGGACCTTCATGGAATGGCATTTGGGGCCCCTATGATCAAagacactgttaataaaaatagagaAACGGTTGGTGCTGAATAACATTAGTTAGGGTagacatattgcgaccaaacttgattttaaatgaatagtttatggaaacctttatgggattgcgtttgggccCTCTAGAGTCAAGGTCACGGTTACTATAAAGAGAAAACGGTTGGTACGGAATAAaattagttagggttgacaaattgtgaccaaacttgatttACAGGCagagtttatagagatctatcaTGGGATTGCGCTTGTTCAACACACTCTTAGTTTGATTGGGGCCTCTAGTGTCTAGATCAATTTAACTGTTACTAaaatggttggtactgaataactttagttaaggTTGGCATATTGCTTCTAAAGTTGGTAAATACGACGATTCTATTGAGAccttgtttattttgataagcaaataacaaacaatagcATGagatattgaaaacaacaagAAGGATTCAAAcaagtaaaacattattattattattattattattattattattattattattattattattattattagtcgATTCCATAGTTCAGATTCTGCCCATTTCATTTCGATTCACCACAGAAACTTCGTATGAACGAAGGGATCGGCCTTGCGGTACAGGTATATTCTTGAGTTTCAAAATCCTTCTGAAACCTTTGTAGAATTCTTTATTTCTATTTCCATATATCATCCAGTTCATGGCAGAATTTAAAAGACCAAGGGTAACGGAGCAATTGTGCGCAAACTCCAATCTTGGCGtgcttttaaaaagtaaaataccGCCAATTACAACATATGAAAGCCAACATAAGATAAATAATCCAAGCACAATAACCATGGTTAAAACGTGGCTGATATCCTTTCTGACATTGGTATTCATACCAGCTGTAACTGGCATTGAAACCCTTGATTTTTTCAATGCGACACAAGCTACACAAGTGTAACAGATGCAGTTCAGTGCTAATATGATAAGCATTTGGCTGTTTATCATGGAGCGGTATAGCCTTGGCCAAATGATTCCAAGTCTACAGTGACTTCCATCAGTGTAGTTGGTGATTCCAAAAAGTGGCAAAGTCGCAACAATAGTAACATCAATCCAGCCAAAAACAATAAGCGTTATTAGTCTCCTCCTAGTTAGAATAACCTTCGATTTTAGTGGGTACATGATGGCAATAAATCGCTCTATAGATATCAATAGTAGATTATAACAAGATGAACCCAAACTGATCACAAAAACGCTAATGTCCGTAAGGCAATAGTATTTGTTCCTTTCTTTTAAACCAGTAAAATCTCCCACTAACGTTAATGGCACCAGCACAGCACCTACGATTAGGTCCGACACAGCGAGATTGGCAATAAGTATGTGCATGTTAGAACGCAGTGCACGAAATCTTCTCACACTTGTcagtattaaaatgtttccaaaaatTGTTGGTATCATGATCACGATATACAATACAATCCATACAACAGCATACACTTGAGAATCGAAGCCTCTGCCTGACATTTTGCTTTAGTATGCCTTGTGAACTCAAAACATTACTAAACcacaatgtaaaattattatacaatCCATACAACGGCATACACTTTGAGAATTGAGGACACTCCTAGACATAGCGATACAGTTGTGCTTTACCACTTgtacaacataatacataacTCCCTGGTTATTctaatattaattatgtttttatgtgaaAACTGTTATTGCTtctgttttaactgtttaaacCACAGATTATGGCAACAACATGGGTCATACTCATTACTGTCAATTTAACAAATGGTTCTTTCTGGAAACTATTAGGAATTGTCAAGCACACACATTAAGTGGACAGCAATCACTACATTAGCATTATCTCATCTATTTTCACAAGGTTTGAGATGTTTGTAAACACTTAACTTAATGGAGTATCTAATGAACAAATGGTAGTTCCTTTTGAAATTTTGCACACTTTAACAAGTGTTTTGAAAACGTAATGGACTAGTTAATAAACATGTACCTGAATAAACTGCAAGTTACTGCTTAGTCATTTGCTACATTTAAATCTAGAGCTTTCACAGAAGTTTGTAATACCCCCAGATGCCACCCGGACACAGGAATAGTTAACTGTCCGATTTCGAAATTAGCAACAGGAGCGTGTACGTAAAATAAGAATGTTTGTTTCCAGTTTCATCTTCCATTTCTTTGGCCACGACCCTTAATCTTTTTATTGCCCCGACCCTAAACCCTTTTATTGCCttgagaaatatttattatcatttgattATATTCTTTCAGAAGTTAAAGTGTTTTGGGCTTTTAACAATACCTGCGATGCTTATACTGGTTGGATAAAAGTTCTCAAACATAAAGTTTATAGTTTTTGGTTACAGAAAAATCTTAAGAAACATTAtccctaatatttttttttattttttgtgtgtgtgtgtggggggggggggcattaaactggaaacatt
Coding sequences within:
- the LOC128208573 gene encoding alpha-1A adrenergic receptor-like is translated as MHILIANLAVSDLIVGAVLVPLTLVGDFTGLKERNKYYCLTDISVFVISLGSSCYNLLLISIERFIAIMYPLKSKVILTRRRLITLIVFGWIDVTIVATLPLFGITNYTDGSHSCVALKKSRVPMPVTASMNTNVRKDFNHVLTMVIVLGLFILCWLPYVIIGGKLDTALLAFSKNSELVLDPGAPNAIP